The DNA sequence TTTTTTCAGTAATGCAATATGGAGCAAAAACGAATCCTGCTTCTCCGTTTAACTGATCGAACCGATCGAAAAATACAACATCAGAAGCATTACCAACAATCAGCCCCAAACGCGATTCGTTCGGGAAAAACCAGCAGGCAAAAGCAATTTGTTTTTCAATTAACTGATCAAGAATGGATGCGACCGTCCAGTTATTTCTCATGTCTTTTTACAATCATATTAGTCACTCTTGCAGTAGAAATCAACTTGCCCGATTCCGATTTTATATCAACGTTCCAGATGTGAGTCCGTTTTCCCAAATGCAGTATTTCGGCACGGGCATACACGATGCCCCCATCGGCCTTCCCTGTATGGCTGGCGCTCACCTGAATTCCCCGAATATCGTATTCCTGAATATCAACGGCAAGCATCGAACCAAATCCGGCGACAGTTTCGGCTAATGCCAAATTTGCGCCTCCATGCAAAAACCCTCCCGGACGAAATGTACGGTGATCAACAGGCATGGTGGCCTCAACCCAACCTTCGCCATAAGCCGTAAAACGTATTCCGAGGTGCTCAACCATGGTGTCTTTCAGGTAATGGCCGAGCATTTCAACCGGAGTTGAATAGGTAAGTTTTGGTATATTCATCCAAGTAAAATTAAAAGCGTGAAATTAGGAAAATGGAATGACGCTGACAATTCTAAACTAAAAATTGGATGAATGACCGATTATTTGGTGTCCATTTCTTCAGAAAAATCATTGCCTGAGATATTTAGATCCAACGAAGGATTTTCTTTCGTTTCAGAAATGAAATATAATTTTGATTCGTGGCTTCCAAGCGTAACTGAAATCCTTGTTGGTTTTCCAAGGCCAAGACTAAACCCAGGCTCCCAAACAAATACCCAAGCCTCTTTTAATCCAATCAAATCGGATAGCAGATAACTTTCGGTAACAACACTATCGGTATCGTTGAGTATAAGAACACTCCAGGCTTTTACCTTTTTATATCGCCTTACAGCAACTTTATTGATGACATTATTACCCCAGAATGGAAGCAATGCACTTTGAGGCCGGGTTGATGGTTCAAGGAAACGCCATAATTGCAATTTATCACCTCCCATGGTTTTAAAATTGTCCGAAATTCCAACCGATCCACCCATAAATGCAACCCATAAAGCAATGCTCTTTTGTTCGTCAAGCGTGAAATCGCTTTTGTAGTCGCGAAGAAAAACTACATCAGGGTCGTTCTGCCAGAAGACATTGTTAAAATATTGTGTGTTGTAGCTTTCTTCAATAATATGTTCGGTGGTTTGTTCTTCCCATTTCCATCCCTGATCTTTGTCTATTCTGACTGCATCGACATATCCAATCAATGGCGAATAAGGGGTTCTGTTTGCAGTGATGAAGCTTCCGGCACCAACTGCTTTCCGAATAATATCCATGACTGAGCGAAGAACCTGAACCGATGATTTACCTTTTTTTGACTTCAGTGGATCCGATGATTCCTGTAACCCCCAGTCCAAACGGTCAATCTCATAATAAGTAAATCCAATTTCATGAAATTTCCTGAATACTTTTTCAATGTAATCTTTTACATCTTCAAGATTTCCATCCAATGCGTAAAGTTTCCCTTCCACATCCTGATCCATCACAATCGGATTATCCTCATTGTCTTTCAATAACCAGCGAGGGTGATTCCTGAAGGTCCGACTCTTTTCATGAACAACAAAAGGAGCCACATAAATTCCGGCACGATATCTTCTGCTGAAAATTTCCCTTGCCACAACGTCCATCGACTTTGGCCAGCCTTCGCCATTATTGAGCCAATCGCCCGGAATACAGTAACCAGATCCGACATGAATGGTAGTTAATGGAATTGGTGGATTTATTTCATCGAGGACTTGAAGTTGTTCGAGTAAATATTTATAGCTGAATGAAGTCCGGAAATCCTGAAAAGAAGACCAAAAATAATTGGTACGGGTATCGCGCCGGGCCTGATTTTGCTCTGAAATACTCCATGCCAGATTTTGCATGGCCCCAAAAGGCTGATTACCGTAATAAATAAACAGATCGGGGAGTTTGATGAATTCATCTTTCAACGGGATGTTTTCAGTTGCGAAACCTGCCTCAAAAAAAACTTCCTCTTTCCCGAATTTACTATCATTAAGCCCCTTACGACGCGGACGGTTATAAACAGAGCTGCGTTGAATAAAGTCAGCTTGCTCGTAGGCTCCAATTGAAAGTGTGTCGCCATTCGGTGCAATCAGACCAGTCATCATAAAACTATCATACGACCAGGCTTCTTCGTTCGGGTAATTGAGTGATTTCCTGTTGGTCGATTTCCTGAAATCAAAAATTCCGGATTGACCGCCCGTTCCAAATCCTTGTTTAAAGAAATGATTGGCTCCGGTTATGTATCCTTCGCCCAGTGGATTAAACCAGGTTGGCGCATTTTTCATTCCACTTATTTCGGCTCCTATTGAAATCGTATTTGAATGCGTCCTCAAATCGAGCATTACAAAACCACCATCAACTTCATAGATGATACGTTTGCCTTTGGGGGAGTCACCCATGAACGTATTTCGCACAAAAATGCTCTGCCCGTTAATGGATGGACGACAATTAGACAAACGGATGCTTCCCGCAAAAATATCAAATGTGCCATCTTCGTGCAAAATCCATTCTGGTTTACCAAGACTAAAATCGAGATGTCGTATATCGTTCGGTGGGGGGGTAAATGCCTGAGAGAACCTTGGAAAGGAGAGAATACCCGCGCCAAGGCCAGCACTCATCAACTTCAGGAAAGTTCTTCTTTCAAAAGATTTAAGGGGCATATCTCTTGTTAAGTTTAAATACGATTGCCTAAATTTAACAACTTTTAACAGACATTGGCAAGGACT is a window from the Aquipluma nitroreducens genome containing:
- a CDS encoding PaaI family thioesterase — its product is MNIPKLTYSTPVEMLGHYLKDTMVEHLGIRFTAYGEGWVEATMPVDHRTFRPGGFLHGGANLALAETVAGFGSMLAVDIQEYDIRGIQVSASHTGKADGGIVYARAEILHLGKRTHIWNVDIKSESGKLISTARVTNMIVKRHEK
- a CDS encoding alpha-galactosidase codes for the protein MPLKSFERRTFLKLMSAGLGAGILSFPRFSQAFTPPPNDIRHLDFSLGKPEWILHEDGTFDIFAGSIRLSNCRPSINGQSIFVRNTFMGDSPKGKRIIYEVDGGFVMLDLRTHSNTISIGAEISGMKNAPTWFNPLGEGYITGANHFFKQGFGTGGQSGIFDFRKSTNRKSLNYPNEEAWSYDSFMMTGLIAPNGDTLSIGAYEQADFIQRSSVYNRPRRKGLNDSKFGKEEVFFEAGFATENIPLKDEFIKLPDLFIYYGNQPFGAMQNLAWSISEQNQARRDTRTNYFWSSFQDFRTSFSYKYLLEQLQVLDEINPPIPLTTIHVGSGYCIPGDWLNNGEGWPKSMDVVAREIFSRRYRAGIYVAPFVVHEKSRTFRNHPRWLLKDNEDNPIVMDQDVEGKLYALDGNLEDVKDYIEKVFRKFHEIGFTYYEIDRLDWGLQESSDPLKSKKGKSSVQVLRSVMDIIRKAVGAGSFITANRTPYSPLIGYVDAVRIDKDQGWKWEEQTTEHIIEESYNTQYFNNVFWQNDPDVVFLRDYKSDFTLDEQKSIALWVAFMGGSVGISDNFKTMGGDKLQLWRFLEPSTRPQSALLPFWGNNVINKVAVRRYKKVKAWSVLILNDTDSVVTESYLLSDLIGLKEAWVFVWEPGFSLGLGKPTRISVTLGSHESKLYFISETKENPSLDLNISGNDFSEEMDTK